A single window of Archangium gephyra DNA harbors:
- a CDS encoding Kelch repeat-containing protein, with protein sequence MCISLEASAPRWLALLAALSLVACRAPIEEPKVTGPAVPSLFLELRSVTGEPVSEASVQLASGQSARSDASGQLLLEKLQPGLQLMHVRAPAFAPSLATFTLEENIQAGASLKLLPLGEPIPFNASKGIKTTSGGVSLDVPENALFDEAGGLIQGQVEVILAALDLEGGELLAAPGMMEGITRPGVEPVGLESLGVVVVIFQQDGHVIPFARRIGVRGQVPGSVTVGSESVRGQVPGSVTVGSEKRLPETVPAWRLEQDSGQWSPTGDMGRIVEAEEKPGTYEWEVTVDNPSPVFNVALPYWWRSKLADAGNPLQPPDPPWVETACLEVRVEDENGQPVAGRAVVARGVEYMGMSRGVTDENGQVLLEVMRARRVEVDAGGEPAKVVSENAGTCSGQGAPPRQETLQVPVRMCTPGAERDCAHGGPKGTLDRGVCRASRQYCDALGTQWSETCQGEVTPQRERCDNALDDDCDGEVNESCAPVCLEGEERRCYEGPEGSDGVGLCAGGVQKCVARGTAWGACEGQVLPREEDCSKPGDEDCDGVACQCWPGQEEKCEYGGPAGTEGVGACRASMRTCNDSGTEWEACTGEVTPLPEELCTTPGDDDCDGVENEGTVCVCVPHSSQGCYSGPEGTQGVGQCHAGTQQCNASGTGWGACTGEVTPQVESCANATDDDCNGHINDAPACLCLPGATGSCYTGPTGTQDVGLCHAGIRMCAASGTEWEACTGEVKPLPEELCTTPGDDDCDGVENETSVCVCVPGASESCYGGPTGTQGVGVCSAGTRTCNASGTAWGTCTGDVTPVAELCFNTQDDDCDGQIDENPPCAWSRASSMSFARARHTATLLGNGKVLVSGGTSTSNIVLQEAELYDPGTNTWSAAGSMASSRDRHTATLLGNGKVLVAGGVDENILSLKSAELYDPVSNTWSSVGSMTAYREGHTATLLGNGKVLIAGGLSIYAELYDPGTNTWSSAGTMDSLRHKATATLLGNGKVLVSGGEGAGNTFHQTAELYDPVSNTWSPAGSMTSPRERHTATLLGNGKVLVSGGRSGSSGYLQTAEVYDPVSNTWSPAGSIATPRYRHTATLLGNGRVLITGGYSGSSHPLTAELYDPVSNTWSSAGSMATLHDDHTATLLGNGKVLVSGAFGTSAVARAAELYDPGTNTWSSVGAMASPRSGHTATLLGNGKVLVSGEGDGPSPTTAEAYDPVTNTWSSAGTMPSPPQLEHTATLLSNGKVLVPGGYNGSTVLNTAQVYDPATNSWSAAGDMTSSRARHTATRLGNGKVLVAGGYNGDHGMHAYVNSEVYDPVLGTWSSAGNMTRHRRMHTATLLSNGKVLVAGGWGHMIGDSARYYLLAAEVFDPVLGTWSAVSSMAARRNRHRATLLSDGRVLVSGGQNDERVASSPEAIGSAEVYNPATDTWSSAGTMASPRLDHTATLLSNGKVLVTGGCGSGDAPLKTAELYTPGTGTGTWSAVSDMRSPRCGHTATLLSNGAVLVSGGKDASGNPLETAEVYDPVTDTWTTLSPSLTSHLASPLPR encoded by the coding sequence ATGTGCATCTCTCTTGAAGCCTCCGCGCCCAGATGGCTGGCGCTGCTGGCGGCCCTGAGTCTGGTGGCCTGCCGCGCTCCCATCGAGGAGCCGAAGGTGACCGGGCCGGCGGTGCCGAGCCTATTCCTGGAGCTGCGCTCCGTGACGGGAGAGCCCGTGTCCGAGGCCTCCGTTCAGCTGGCCTCCGGCCAGAGCGCGCGGTCCGATGCGTCCGGACAACTGCTGCTGGAGAAACTCCAGCCGGGCTTGCAGCTGATGCATGTACGGGCGCCGGCTTTCGCTCCCTCCCTGGCGACGTTCACGCTGGAGGAGAACATCCAGGCTGGCGCCAGCCTCAAGCTGCTGCCCCTGGGCGAGCCCATCCCCTTCAATGCCAGCAAGGGCATCAAAACGACGAGTGGAGGCGTCTCGCTGGACGTTCCGGAGAATGCGCTGTTCGACGAGGCGGGCGGGCTCATCCAGGGACAGGTGGAAGTCATCCTGGCCGCGCTGGATCTGGAAGGTGGCGAGCTGCTGGCGGCGCCGGGAATGATGGAGGGAATCACCCGTCCCGGAGTCGAGCCGGTGGGCCTGGAGAGCCTGGGCGTCGTGGTCGTCATCTTCCAGCAGGACGGACACGTCATCCCCTTCGCCCGCCGGATCGGCGTGAGAGGACAGGTGCCCGGCTCCGTCACGGTCGGCTCCGAGAGCGTGAGAGGACAGGTGCCCGGCTCCGTCACGGTCGGCTCCGAGAAGCGCCTGCCCGAAACGGTGCCCGCCTGGCGGTTGGAACAGGACAGCGGGCAGTGGAGCCCAACGGGAGACATGGGCCGCATCGTGGAGGCCGAAGAGAAGCCGGGCACGTACGAGTGGGAGGTGACGGTGGACAACCCCTCGCCGGTGTTCAACGTGGCATTGCCCTACTGGTGGCGCTCGAAGTTGGCGGATGCCGGTAATCCCTTGCAGCCGCCGGATCCGCCGTGGGTGGAGACGGCGTGCCTCGAGGTGCGGGTAGAGGATGAGAACGGCCAGCCGGTGGCGGGCCGCGCGGTGGTGGCGCGAGGCGTGGAGTACATGGGGATGAGCCGGGGCGTGACGGATGAGAACGGGCAGGTGCTGCTGGAGGTGATGCGGGCCCGGAGGGTGGAGGTGGATGCCGGGGGAGAGCCCGCGAAGGTGGTGTCCGAAAACGCGGGCACGTGCAGTGGGCAGGGTGCACCCCCGCGGCAGGAGACGCTGCAAGTGCCGGTGCGCATGTGCACCCCTGGAGCGGAGCGGGACTGCGCCCATGGTGGACCCAAGGGCACGCTGGACCGAGGGGTCTGCCGGGCGTCGCGGCAGTACTGTGACGCGCTGGGCACGCAATGGAGCGAGACGTGCCAGGGAGAGGTCACGCCCCAGCGGGAGCGGTGCGACAACGCACTGGATGACGACTGCGACGGAGAGGTCAACGAGTCGTGTGCTCCCGTGTGTCTGGAGGGGGAGGAGCGCCGGTGCTACGAGGGGCCGGAGGGCAGTGACGGAGTGGGGCTGTGCGCGGGGGGCGTGCAGAAGTGCGTGGCGAGGGGGACGGCATGGGGGGCGTGCGAGGGGCAGGTGCTGCCACGGGAGGAGGACTGCTCCAAACCGGGGGACGAGGACTGTGATGGGGTGGCGTGCCAGTGCTGGCCGGGGCAAGAGGAGAAGTGCGAGTACGGGGGACCGGCCGGGACGGAGGGAGTGGGGGCCTGCCGCGCCAGCATGCGGACGTGCAATGACTCCGGCACGGAGTGGGAGGCCTGCACGGGCGAGGTGACGCCCCTGCCCGAGGAGCTCTGCACCACGCCCGGTGATGACGACTGCGATGGGGTGGAGAACGAGGGCACCGTCTGCGTCTGCGTGCCCCACAGCAGCCAGGGTTGCTACAGCGGACCGGAGGGAACTCAGGGCGTGGGCCAGTGCCATGCGGGCACCCAGCAGTGCAACGCCTCGGGGACGGGGTGGGGCGCCTGCACGGGTGAGGTGACGCCGCAGGTGGAGAGCTGCGCCAACGCGACGGACGACGATTGCAACGGGCATATCAACGATGCTCCTGCTTGTCTCTGCCTCCCGGGTGCCACGGGGAGTTGCTACACCGGGCCGACAGGCACGCAGGACGTGGGCCTGTGCCACGCGGGCATCCGGATGTGCGCCGCTTCCGGCACGGAGTGGGAAGCCTGCACGGGCGAGGTGAAGCCCCTGCCCGAGGAGCTCTGCACCACGCCCGGTGATGACGACTGCGATGGGGTGGAAAACGAGACGAGCGTTTGCGTCTGCGTGCCGGGCGCCAGCGAGAGCTGCTACGGCGGTCCCACCGGTACACAAGGCGTGGGCGTGTGCAGCGCGGGGACCAGGACGTGCAATGCCTCCGGCACGGCCTGGGGGACTTGTACGGGTGATGTCACGCCCGTGGCCGAGCTCTGTTTCAACACGCAGGATGATGACTGTGATGGGCAGATCGACGAGAACCCGCCCTGCGCCTGGAGCCGGGCGAGTTCCATGTCCTTTGCTCGAGCCAGACACACCGCGACACTGCTGGGCAACGGCAAGGTGCTCGTCTCGGGGGGAACGAGTACCAGCAACATCGTTCTCCAGGAAGCCGAGCTGTACGACCCGGGCACCAACACCTGGTCAGCGGCCGGCTCCATGGCCTCGTCTCGCGACAGACACACCGCGACGCTGCTGGGCAACGGCAAGGTGCTCGTCGCGGGCGGAGTGGATGAAAACATCCTCAGCCTCAAGTCAGCCGAGCTTTACGACCCGGTCTCCAACACCTGGTCCTCGGTCGGCTCCATGACGGCGTATCGCGAAGGCCACACCGCGACGCTGCTGGGCAATGGCAAGGTGCTCATCGCGGGCGGATTGAGCATCTACGCCGAGCTGTACGACCCGGGCACCAACACCTGGTCCTCTGCCGGCACCATGGACTCGCTCCGCCACAAAGCCACCGCAACGCTGCTGGGCAACGGCAAGGTGCTCGTCTCGGGGGGAGAAGGTGCCGGCAACACCTTTCACCAGACAGCCGAGCTGTACGATCCGGTCTCCAACACCTGGTCCCCGGCTGGCTCCATGACGTCGCCTCGCGAAAGACACACCGCGACGCTGCTGGGCAACGGCAAGGTGCTCGTCTCGGGGGGACGAAGTGGCAGCAGCGGTTATCTCCAAACCGCCGAGGTGTACGATCCGGTCTCCAACACCTGGTCCCCAGCGGGCTCCATCGCCACGCCTCGCTACAGACACACCGCGACACTGCTGGGCAACGGCAGGGTACTCATCACGGGGGGATATAGCGGCAGCAGTCATCCCCTCACAGCCGAGCTGTACGACCCGGTCTCCAACACCTGGTCATCCGCTGGCTCCATGGCTACACTTCACGACGACCACACCGCGACGCTGCTGGGCAACGGCAAGGTGCTCGTCTCGGGGGCATTTGGCACCAGTGCTGTTGCCCGGGCAGCCGAGCTGTACGACCCGGGCACCAACACCTGGTCCTCGGTCGGCGCCATGGCCTCACCTCGCTCCGGGCACACCGCGACGCTGCTGGGCAATGGCAAGGTCCTCGTCTCGGGAGAGGGCGATGGCCCTTCCCCCACGACCGCCGAAGCGTACGACCCGGTCACCAACACCTGGTCATCCGCCGGCACCATGCCCTCGCCTCCTCAGCTCGAACACACCGCCACGCTCCTGAGCAACGGCAAGGTGCTCGTCCCGGGGGGATACAATGGCAGTACCGTCCTCAATACCGCCCAGGTGTACGACCCGGCCACCAACTCCTGGTCAGCGGCCGGCGACATGACGTCGTCTCGTGCCCGGCATACGGCCACGCGGCTGGGCAACGGCAAGGTGCTCGTCGCGGGGGGATACAATGGCGATCACGGCATGCATGCCTACGTCAACTCCGAGGTGTACGACCCGGTCCTTGGCACCTGGTCCTCGGCCGGCAACATGACCCGGCATCGCCGCATGCACACCGCGACGCTGCTGAGCAATGGCAAGGTGCTCGTCGCGGGAGGATGGGGACACATGATTGGAGATAGCGCCCGTTACTATCTCCTCGCCGCCGAGGTGTTCGACCCGGTCCTCGGCACCTGGTCAGCTGTCAGCAGCATGGCCGCGCGCCGAAATCGGCATAGGGCAACGCTGCTGAGCGACGGCAGGGTGCTCGTCTCGGGAGGACAAAATGATGAACGGGTGGCATCCAGCCCCGAGGCCATCGGCTCCGCCGAGGTGTACAACCCGGCCACGGACACCTGGTCATCGGCCGGCACCATGGCCTCGCCTCGCC
- a CDS encoding carboxypeptidase-like regulatory domain-containing protein — MRAPSSLATWCVLALLSSTASSAEPRQLRGQVLKVGAHDETQPAAGAQVVLQGFGNPVRTGSDGVFRLFIPEALLPGDSLNLQVTLKGYRLWAPMEGLSQVPNDLQRQVVEVRLLPAGSKRFLSDESIESLLREASERSKEQVNQGGNPQQVQMGRYVAEWARRNGLGAQQVKQEVDRWVEEVERTRGDERKLALAAFARGDYSVAAEHAESAAERKLRQLEELEQERRKLLLEAVQDLTLRGDAHFSGYAFDKALESYERALRYVSVEDSPEQWALLQVNRARALREMGQRAAGPEAREHLREAEAACRRVLEVLKPERWPVPWARGQSQLGTVLRERGERAEGKESMALLEEAVAAHERALEIITLEQQPRPWAESQLNRGNALFARGLRLPGEPGVRLLVEAAGAYRRVLRALSREEYPQLWGLAQQNLAVALQEQGLRTQGRAGDKLLEEAVAAHRTALEVRTRKRLPQEWAETQYNLGISLGRRFQRAEGQRARRLMEEAVAAYRAALEVYTLEAQPQQWARVQSTLGDALTMQGDRTGGEQGRMLLEDAAEAHRRALRVFTREALPQDWALAQNNLGDSLWSLGKQVGGHEAAALLEQAVEAYQRALEVYTREALPQNWAQVRWSLAGVRRLQGELGGGRPRLEEAVAAYRSILEVYTRDHQPQKWAGTQNDLGVALWTLGSPAPGEEGRKTLEEAAAAYRAALEVYTRESHPQDQAMVQGNLGEVLRELGSRTPGEAGAALLSASEEAWLRALEVYTREQPEDHEWARQELEKTRQLQTQRGQAARSK; from the coding sequence ATGCGCGCCCCCTCTTCCCTCGCCACGTGGTGTGTCCTGGCCCTGCTGTCCTCCACCGCCTCCAGCGCCGAGCCCCGCCAGCTCCGGGGGCAGGTGCTGAAGGTGGGCGCCCATGACGAGACGCAGCCGGCCGCCGGTGCCCAGGTGGTGTTGCAAGGCTTTGGCAACCCCGTGCGCACCGGCTCCGACGGTGTCTTCCGCCTCTTCATCCCCGAGGCCCTGCTGCCCGGCGACTCCCTCAACCTCCAGGTGACGCTCAAGGGCTACCGCCTCTGGGCGCCCATGGAGGGCCTCTCCCAGGTCCCCAATGACTTGCAGCGGCAGGTGGTGGAGGTGAGGTTGCTACCGGCCGGGTCGAAACGCTTCCTCTCGGACGAGAGCATCGAGAGCCTGCTGCGCGAGGCCTCCGAGCGCTCCAAGGAGCAGGTGAACCAGGGAGGCAATCCGCAACAGGTGCAGATGGGGCGCTACGTGGCCGAGTGGGCGCGGCGCAACGGCCTGGGCGCGCAGCAGGTGAAGCAGGAGGTGGACCGGTGGGTGGAGGAGGTGGAGCGCACGCGCGGCGATGAGCGCAAGCTCGCGCTGGCGGCCTTCGCCCGCGGTGACTACTCGGTGGCGGCCGAGCACGCCGAGTCCGCGGCCGAGCGCAAGCTGCGGCAGTTGGAGGAGCTGGAGCAGGAGCGGCGCAAGCTCCTGCTGGAGGCGGTGCAGGACCTGACGCTGCGGGGGGATGCGCACTTCAGCGGCTACGCCTTCGACAAGGCGCTGGAGTCCTACGAGCGGGCGCTGCGCTACGTGTCCGTGGAGGACAGCCCGGAGCAGTGGGCCCTGCTGCAGGTGAACCGGGCGCGGGCCCTCCGGGAGATGGGGCAGCGCGCGGCGGGCCCGGAGGCGCGCGAGCATCTGCGGGAAGCGGAGGCGGCGTGCCGGCGGGTGCTGGAGGTGTTGAAGCCGGAGCGCTGGCCGGTGCCGTGGGCGCGGGGGCAGAGCCAGCTGGGCACCGTGCTGCGCGAGCGCGGTGAACGGGCCGAGGGCAAGGAGAGCATGGCCCTGCTGGAAGAGGCGGTGGCGGCGCACGAGCGGGCGCTGGAGATCATCACCCTGGAGCAGCAGCCGCGGCCGTGGGCCGAGAGCCAGCTCAACCGGGGCAACGCGCTCTTCGCCCGGGGCCTGCGTCTGCCGGGAGAGCCGGGGGTACGGCTGCTGGTGGAGGCGGCGGGAGCCTACCGTCGGGTGCTGCGGGCGCTCTCGCGCGAGGAGTACCCGCAGCTGTGGGGGCTGGCGCAGCAGAACCTGGCCGTGGCCCTGCAGGAGCAGGGCCTGCGAACCCAGGGGCGGGCGGGCGACAAGCTGCTGGAGGAGGCGGTGGCGGCACACCGGACCGCCCTGGAGGTGCGCACCCGCAAGCGCCTTCCCCAGGAGTGGGCCGAGACGCAGTACAACCTGGGCATCTCCCTGGGGCGGCGTTTCCAGCGCGCGGAAGGCCAGCGGGCGCGGCGGCTGATGGAGGAGGCGGTGGCGGCGTACCGGGCCGCCCTGGAGGTGTACACCCTCGAGGCGCAGCCCCAGCAGTGGGCCCGGGTGCAGTCCACCCTCGGCGATGCGTTGACGATGCAGGGAGATCGGACCGGGGGCGAGCAGGGGCGGATGCTGCTGGAGGACGCGGCGGAGGCGCACCGGCGGGCACTCCGGGTGTTCACCCGCGAGGCGCTGCCCCAGGACTGGGCACTGGCCCAGAACAACCTGGGGGACTCCCTCTGGTCACTGGGCAAGCAGGTGGGTGGGCACGAGGCGGCGGCCCTGCTGGAGCAGGCGGTGGAGGCGTACCAGCGGGCCCTGGAGGTGTACACCCGCGAGGCTCTGCCGCAGAACTGGGCGCAGGTGCGGTGGAGTCTGGCGGGCGTGAGGCGGTTGCAGGGGGAGCTCGGGGGAGGGCGGCCGCGGCTGGAGGAAGCGGTGGCGGCCTACCGGAGCATCCTGGAGGTGTACACGCGCGACCACCAACCCCAGAAGTGGGCAGGCACCCAGAACGACCTGGGCGTGGCGCTGTGGACGCTGGGAAGCCCGGCTCCGGGAGAAGAAGGACGCAAGACGCTGGAGGAAGCGGCGGCGGCGTACCGGGCGGCGCTGGAGGTGTACACGCGCGAGAGCCATCCCCAGGACCAGGCCATGGTGCAGGGCAACCTGGGCGAGGTGCTGCGCGAGCTGGGCAGCCGGACCCCGGGCGAGGCGGGAGCGGCGCTGCTGTCGGCCTCGGAGGAGGCGTGGCTGCGTGCCCTGGAGGTCTACACACGCGAGCAACCCGAGGACCATGAGTGGGCGCGGCAGGAGTTGGAGAAGACGCGGCAACTCCAGACACAACGCGGCCAGGCGGCCCGGTCCAAGTAA
- a CDS encoding kelch repeat-containing protein, which translates to MHMSLIDGLGLAGHSHAPRWAALLLLLGLVACKTPPEEHAPSGPSLYLELASLNGETVSKASVRLSSGEEQQVTAQGTVLLDNLAVGRQLLQVRAEGFSQTVLAFDMAQDIRAGARLQLLPLGTPTTFDASEGTKRDVGGVQLTVPAGALRDAQGNPIQGAVEAYLSVLDLDNGELLAAPGVLEGIPGPGAEPVGLESLGMVSLVFLQKGQVIPFARGTHIGGNVPGRPGSAGSPVGRPGTRRSALSSPSTHPPAPIWRLEAESGRWVPTGDVALVTGSRWEATLNNAPALFNVALPFWWRSPEAYPDNPLQPPEPRWVGTVCLEVKVEDEKGQPVAGRMVVAQGVGYTGLTRAMTDADGRVRLEVMKDQHVDVDAGEQAMRVSTDKDAGTCSGKGAPPQTVTLTVAAPLCTPGAAQDCAHSGPTQGICQAARRTCDARGSAWSVCAGEVGPQKERCDTAEDDDCDGTVNESCERLCQPGETRTCDGLEDIHGVGLCLAGTETCVAGGTAWSDCEGRVLPAHEDYSWPEDEDCDGLVGLCLPGETRRCAYSGPAGTENVGICHAATQTCDDTGSGWGSCTGEVTPRTESCTSALDEDCDGLRNEEPCEWVTTASMGTARSHHAAVVLRNGHVLVMGGSNSSGQPLETAEVYDPVSATWRTVGDMSSKRMHLGAVLLNDGRVLAVGGWNGTSLANTAELYDPLTQTWTRVKEMNSGRNFHTVTRLSNGKVLVTGGNGPSGKLATAEVYDPGLDTWTVTSSAMSKERTSHSATLLNDGRVLVTGGHDSSSTRLKLTDVYDPVHDTWTPVSSMNEARTSHSAIGLSTGHVLVMGGAGDGSDHVLPAEVYDPLKGWMAAGALTTKRDELGAVLLGNGHVLITGGDTGSTATATAEEYEPVGKTWTSAPTLNAVRTGHAMVLLHTGEVLVIGGSNPGSGSTLDSAEVYNPLPAARLATP; encoded by the coding sequence ATGCACATGTCTTTGATTGACGGCCTTGGCCTGGCCGGGCATTCCCACGCGCCCAGGTGGGCGGCCCTGCTGCTGTTGCTCGGTCTGGTGGCGTGCAAGACGCCGCCCGAGGAGCACGCGCCGTCCGGCCCCAGCCTCTACCTGGAGCTGGCGTCCCTGAATGGAGAGACCGTGTCCAAGGCCTCCGTCCGTCTCTCCTCGGGCGAGGAGCAGCAGGTCACCGCTCAGGGGACGGTGCTCCTCGACAACCTGGCCGTGGGGCGCCAGCTGCTGCAGGTGCGGGCCGAGGGCTTCTCCCAGACGGTGCTGGCCTTCGACATGGCCCAGGACATCCGGGCGGGCGCCCGTCTCCAACTCCTCCCCCTGGGAACGCCCACCACCTTCGATGCCAGCGAGGGGACCAAGCGGGACGTGGGAGGCGTGCAGCTCACCGTTCCCGCGGGAGCGCTGCGCGACGCCCAGGGCAATCCCATCCAGGGAGCGGTGGAGGCCTACCTGTCCGTGCTGGACCTGGACAACGGCGAGCTGCTGGCGGCCCCCGGAGTGCTGGAGGGCATACCGGGCCCTGGCGCCGAGCCGGTGGGCCTGGAGAGCCTCGGCATGGTGTCGCTCGTCTTCCTGCAGAAGGGCCAGGTCATCCCCTTCGCCCGCGGAACACACATCGGAGGCAACGTCCCGGGACGCCCTGGCTCGGCGGGAAGTCCAGTCGGACGGCCCGGCACGCGGCGCAGCGCGCTGTCGTCCCCGAGCACCCATCCCCCCGCTCCCATCTGGCGGTTGGAGGCGGAGAGCGGACGCTGGGTTCCCACGGGTGATGTGGCGCTGGTCACGGGCTCCAGGTGGGAGGCCACGCTGAACAACGCGCCCGCCCTGTTCAACGTGGCCCTGCCCTTCTGGTGGCGCTCACCGGAGGCGTACCCCGACAATCCCTTGCAGCCTCCCGAGCCGCGGTGGGTGGGAACGGTCTGTCTGGAGGTGAAGGTCGAGGATGAGAAGGGCCAACCGGTCGCGGGCCGCATGGTGGTGGCCCAGGGCGTGGGGTACACGGGCCTGACCCGTGCGATGACGGACGCCGACGGGCGGGTGCGGCTGGAGGTGATGAAGGACCAGCACGTCGACGTGGATGCCGGCGAGCAGGCGATGCGGGTATCCACGGACAAAGACGCGGGAACCTGCTCGGGCAAGGGAGCGCCGCCCCAGACCGTCACCCTGACGGTGGCGGCACCGCTGTGCACGCCGGGCGCCGCGCAGGACTGTGCCCACAGCGGCCCCACGCAGGGAATCTGCCAGGCCGCGCGGCGGACCTGTGACGCACGAGGCTCGGCGTGGAGCGTCTGCGCGGGCGAGGTCGGCCCCCAGAAGGAGCGCTGCGACACCGCCGAGGACGACGACTGCGACGGCACCGTCAACGAGTCGTGTGAGCGCCTGTGCCAGCCGGGCGAGACGCGGACCTGCGACGGGCTCGAGGACATCCACGGCGTGGGCCTGTGCCTGGCGGGCACGGAGACGTGCGTGGCGGGGGGCACGGCCTGGTCGGACTGTGAAGGACGGGTGCTGCCCGCGCACGAGGACTACTCGTGGCCGGAGGACGAGGACTGCGATGGGCTGGTGGGCCTGTGCCTGCCGGGAGAGACCCGGCGGTGCGCCTACTCCGGGCCAGCGGGGACGGAGAACGTGGGCATCTGCCACGCGGCAACCCAGACGTGCGATGACACCGGCTCGGGCTGGGGTTCCTGCACCGGCGAAGTCACTCCGCGGACCGAGAGCTGCACCAGCGCGCTGGATGAGGACTGTGATGGGCTGCGCAATGAAGAGCCCTGTGAGTGGGTGACGACGGCCAGCATGGGCACGGCTCGCTCCCATCACGCGGCGGTCGTGCTGCGCAATGGCCACGTCCTCGTCATGGGCGGCTCCAACTCGAGTGGCCAACCCCTCGAGACGGCCGAGGTGTATGACCCCGTCTCCGCGACCTGGCGCACCGTGGGCGACATGAGCTCGAAACGCATGCACCTGGGCGCCGTGCTGCTGAACGATGGCCGGGTCCTCGCCGTGGGGGGTTGGAACGGCACCAGCCTGGCCAATACCGCCGAGCTGTACGACCCGCTCACCCAGACCTGGACGCGCGTCAAGGAGATGAACTCGGGCCGCAACTTCCATACGGTGACACGGTTGAGCAACGGCAAGGTGCTCGTCACGGGAGGCAACGGCCCGAGCGGAAAACTCGCCACCGCCGAGGTCTATGACCCGGGCCTCGATACATGGACCGTCACCTCGAGCGCCATGAGCAAGGAGCGGACCTCGCACTCGGCGACGCTGCTGAATGACGGCAGGGTGCTCGTCACGGGTGGGCATGACTCCTCATCCACGCGCCTCAAGCTGACCGATGTGTACGACCCGGTCCACGACACATGGACCCCGGTCTCCTCCATGAACGAGGCGCGCACCTCGCACTCGGCGATAGGGCTGAGCACCGGCCATGTGCTCGTCATGGGTGGGGCTGGCGACGGGAGTGATCACGTCCTCCCCGCCGAGGTGTATGACCCGCTCAAGGGCTGGATGGCGGCGGGCGCCCTGACCACGAAACGTGATGAGCTGGGCGCGGTGCTGCTGGGCAATGGCCACGTGCTCATCACGGGAGGGGATACAGGGAGCACCGCCACCGCCACCGCCGAGGAGTATGAACCGGTCGGCAAGACCTGGACGTCCGCCCCCACCCTGAACGCAGTGCGCACCGGGCACGCCATGGTGTTGCTGCACACCGGCGAGGTGCTCGTCATCGGAGGAAGCAACCCGGGCAGCGGCAGCACCCTGGACTCGGCCGAGGTGTACAACCCGCTTCCCGCCGCCCGGCTCGCCACCCCCTGA
- a CDS encoding CHAT domain-containing protein, with amino-acid sequence MKPEETTPYTLTIEIARAEGAGDPHAFRCMRQDYVFRSAKGFGSAEFPWDEQVLGAMAQLLRPRPDSAAMQRLGEQLRTFLEQGLSTHEGWAHHEQALLQAVEAGRPVYLTFRFGAAELYSLPWELVTLRTTGQHLGELSGCLVQYEWPGVHPAPLPSRPPGPGRVLLGWSAAGGDVPWKEHREALAGAASGNRYGFEPEKDVVARLSLASLEQALREATAAGRPLTALHLLCHGTQTAGGTSGLVWDGAGGEPEVVDTAALRRVLAPYAGSLRLVVLCACYGGHAGTPGNALGSVAQGLHRVGLEAVVASRLPLSVEGSVRLAESFYGAWKGPGSVRPALLEARRALMRAGGLEWASLQLFSPTEPPRPAARLWRRTVLLGLGATAAGVLAVGVVNALPKSQPLGGQVYDEDGQPVADARVTLLQSQPGGSVETRTDAQGSFHLELRAEHEAEVRFRVEKAGYVPYEGSANLGNTGLGFTLERAQ; translated from the coding sequence ATGAAACCCGAAGAGACGACACCGTATACGCTGACCATCGAGATCGCCCGGGCCGAGGGAGCGGGAGATCCGCACGCCTTCCGCTGCATGCGCCAGGACTACGTCTTCCGCAGCGCGAAGGGCTTCGGCAGCGCGGAGTTCCCCTGGGACGAGCAGGTGCTGGGAGCGATGGCGCAGCTGCTGCGCCCCCGGCCGGACTCCGCGGCCATGCAGCGGCTGGGCGAGCAGCTGCGCACCTTCCTCGAGCAGGGGTTGAGCACGCACGAGGGCTGGGCGCACCACGAGCAGGCCCTGCTGCAAGCGGTGGAGGCGGGCCGCCCGGTGTACCTCACCTTCCGCTTCGGCGCCGCCGAGCTCTACAGCCTCCCGTGGGAGCTGGTGACGCTGCGCACCACCGGGCAGCACCTGGGAGAGCTCTCCGGGTGCCTGGTGCAGTACGAGTGGCCGGGCGTGCACCCCGCGCCCCTGCCCTCGCGGCCTCCGGGCCCGGGACGGGTGCTGCTCGGCTGGTCCGCCGCCGGGGGTGATGTGCCCTGGAAGGAGCACCGCGAGGCCCTGGCGGGCGCGGCCAGCGGCAACCGCTACGGCTTCGAGCCGGAGAAGGACGTGGTGGCCCGGCTGTCGCTCGCCTCGCTGGAGCAGGCCCTGCGCGAGGCCACCGCGGCGGGCCGTCCCCTCACCGCGCTCCACCTGCTGTGCCACGGCACGCAGACGGCCGGCGGCACTTCCGGACTCGTGTGGGACGGTGCAGGCGGCGAGCCGGAGGTGGTGGACACCGCGGCACTGCGGCGCGTGCTGGCGCCCTACGCGGGCTCGCTGCGGCTGGTGGTGCTGTGCGCCTGCTACGGAGGCCATGCGGGCACGCCCGGCAACGCGCTCGGCAGCGTGGCGCAGGGACTGCACCGCGTGGGCCTGGAGGCCGTGGTGGCCTCGCGCCTGCCCTTGTCCGTGGAGGGCTCGGTGCGCCTGGCTGAGTCCTTCTATGGTGCCTGGAAGGGCCCCGGCTCGGTGCGCCCCGCGCTGCTGGAGGCCCGGCGTGCGCTGATGCGGGCCGGGGGCCTGGAGTGGGCCTCGCTCCAGCTCTTCTCCCCCACCGAGCCGCCCCGGCCCGCCGCCCGGCTGTGGCGCCGCACGGTGTTGTTGGGGCTCGGCGCGACGGCGGCTGGCGTCCTCGCCGTCGGGGTCGTGAACGCGCTCCCCAAGTCGCAGCCCCTCGGCGGCCAGGTGTATGACGAGGACGGGCAGCCCGTGGCCGACGCGCGGGTGACACTCCTGCAGTCCCAGCCCGGCGGGTCCGTGGAGACGCGGACTGACGCCCAGGGGAGCTTCCACCTGGAACTGCGCGCCGAGCACGAGGCGGAGGTGCGCTTCCGCGTGGAGAAGGCGGGCTACGTCCCCTACGAGGGCAGCGCGAACCTTGGCAACACCGGGCTCGGCTTCACGCTGGAGCGCGCGCAGTAA